One window of the Pseudofrankia sp. DC12 genome contains the following:
- a CDS encoding ABC transporter substrate-binding protein yields the protein MSRRRVRLTLVAATAATSLVAAGCGMAGGSGSSTATAACNAPGYSANEIQLGFVYPNTGAVAPALVASKSGFDARIAEANAAGGIYGRKIVASWRDDAGTPGQNLEAAKDLVDQQHVFGLVEATVAAAGSAEFLRQNNIPVSGIAAEALWADPRYRNMFTFSYVFTTGPSVTTFGDYAKAQGGTRAAIIESDGAANASDIGTKIGASLAAAGIPTAPGHFVYSPNAVDPEKLGEQLKAAHVDVVVAAFAGDQLAELVRGIKAAGAPMKVILAPSGADSSLVRKYGKTLSGLTAAVAYIPFQIGGSAHQDYLRAMSDYAPELQPPDQELAFVTYILTDLFLYGLQKAGPCPTRAGYIDALRASTYTSGLLPGPIDMTKDFGQIARCYTFMRVNDAGTGYDVVPSRESGATDSNRWCGQRLSQ from the coding sequence ATGTCGCGTCGCCGGGTACGCCTGACGCTGGTGGCGGCCACGGCCGCGACGTCGCTCGTCGCGGCGGGCTGCGGGATGGCGGGTGGCAGCGGGTCCAGCACCGCGACGGCGGCGTGTAACGCGCCTGGCTACAGCGCCAACGAGATCCAGCTGGGCTTCGTCTACCCCAACACCGGCGCGGTTGCTCCGGCGCTGGTCGCTTCCAAGAGCGGCTTCGACGCGCGGATCGCGGAGGCCAACGCGGCCGGCGGCATCTATGGGCGCAAGATCGTCGCGTCCTGGCGTGACGACGCCGGCACGCCAGGGCAGAATCTCGAAGCCGCCAAGGACCTCGTCGACCAGCAGCACGTCTTCGGCCTCGTCGAGGCGACCGTGGCCGCCGCCGGCAGCGCCGAGTTCCTCCGCCAGAACAACATCCCGGTCTCGGGGATCGCGGCCGAGGCCCTCTGGGCCGACCCCAGGTACCGCAACATGTTCACGTTCTCGTACGTGTTCACCACCGGCCCGTCGGTGACGACCTTCGGCGACTACGCGAAGGCACAGGGCGGCACCCGGGCCGCCATCATTGAAAGCGACGGCGCCGCGAACGCGTCCGACATCGGCACGAAGATCGGCGCCAGCCTGGCGGCGGCGGGCATCCCGACCGCGCCCGGCCACTTTGTCTACAGCCCGAACGCGGTCGACCCGGAGAAGCTGGGCGAGCAGCTGAAGGCCGCCCACGTCGACGTCGTGGTCGCGGCTTTCGCTGGCGACCAGCTGGCCGAGCTGGTCCGCGGCATCAAAGCCGCCGGCGCGCCGATGAAGGTCATCCTCGCGCCGAGCGGCGCCGACAGCTCGCTGGTCCGCAAGTACGGCAAGACGCTCAGCGGCCTGACCGCCGCCGTCGCGTATATCCCGTTCCAGATCGGCGGTTCGGCTCACCAGGACTACCTGCGGGCGATGAGCGACTACGCGCCGGAGCTCCAGCCGCCGGACCAGGAGCTCGCCTTCGTCACGTACATCCTCACCGACCTTTTCCTGTACGGCCTGCAGAAGGCGGGGCCCTGCCCGACCCGGGCCGGGTACATCGACGCGCTGCGCGCCAGTACGTACACCTCAGGCCTGCTCCCGGGACCAATCGACATGACGAAGGACTTCGGCCAGATCGCGCGCTGCTACACGTTCATGCGGGTGAACGACGCCGGCACCGGCTACGACGTCGTCCCCAGCCGCGAGTCCGGCGCGACCGACAGCAACCGCTGGTGCGGCCAACGGCTCAGCCAGTAG
- a CDS encoding NUDIX domain-containing protein, whose product MQNSFCSYCGSRYQPDATWPRVCAACGETTWRNPLPVAVALLPITIPEGGSGLVVVRRDIDPGRGELGLPGGFMEAGEVWQEAAVRELREETGILADAADVRLFDVHSGRDGGVLLVFGLLPERPHADLPPVTASNETVEWLVVTEPRRLAFPTHTDAMASFFARKKGLTAAPTT is encoded by the coding sequence ATGCAGAATTCGTTTTGCTCGTACTGCGGTAGCCGCTATCAGCCCGATGCGACGTGGCCCCGGGTGTGCGCCGCGTGCGGCGAAACAACGTGGCGCAACCCACTCCCGGTAGCGGTTGCCCTGCTGCCGATCACGATCCCCGAAGGCGGGTCCGGCCTCGTCGTGGTGCGCCGCGACATCGACCCGGGCCGCGGCGAGCTCGGGTTGCCCGGCGGCTTCATGGAGGCCGGCGAGGTCTGGCAGGAAGCCGCCGTACGGGAACTGCGCGAGGAGACCGGAATCCTCGCGGACGCGGCCGATGTCCGCCTGTTCGACGTGCACAGCGGGCGCGACGGCGGGGTCCTGCTCGTGTTCGGCCTGCTGCCCGAGCGGCCGCACGCCGACCTGCCGCCGGTGACGGCGTCGAACGAGACGGTCGAATGGCTGGTGGTCACCGAGCCGCGACGGCTCGCGTTCCCGACCCACACCGACGCGATGGCGTCCTTCTTCGCCAGGAAGAAGGGGCTCACGGCGGCGCCCACGACCTGA
- a CDS encoding DUF2127 domain-containing protein: protein MEWNLRTCARKGHATYRPDEPDLAARLRAETAVGVAWRCLRCGDFTVGEPAGAGPADEAPVLLRGRALRDAMVLRLLALERLVRAVLLVLIGYAILQFRHSQAQAEDLFDRALPAAKPLANVLHLDLDSSPTVTHLRHLVYTQPKTLLLVAVLMFGYAAIQVAEGAGLWLLKRWGEYFAVVATSIFLPLEVYELTEHVTWLRVAALAINIAAVVYLVASKRLFGVRGGHAAFEAERHSMSLLEVDAAAEVPPAVDREPDLEPAAKSGPAS from the coding sequence GTGGAATGGAACCTGCGGACCTGCGCGCGCAAGGGCCATGCGACCTACCGGCCCGACGAGCCCGACCTCGCCGCGAGGCTGCGGGCCGAGACCGCGGTCGGCGTCGCCTGGCGCTGCCTGCGCTGCGGTGACTTCACCGTCGGGGAGCCGGCGGGCGCCGGGCCGGCGGACGAGGCGCCGGTGCTGCTGCGCGGCCGGGCCCTGCGGGACGCCATGGTGCTGCGCCTGCTCGCGCTCGAACGGCTGGTCCGCGCGGTGCTGCTGGTCCTGATCGGGTACGCGATCCTGCAGTTCCGCCACTCGCAGGCGCAGGCCGAGGACCTCTTCGACCGGGCCCTGCCGGCCGCGAAACCGCTGGCGAACGTGCTGCACCTCGACCTCGACAGCAGCCCGACCGTGACACACCTGCGCCACCTCGTCTACACGCAGCCGAAGACGCTGCTGCTCGTCGCCGTGCTGATGTTCGGGTACGCCGCGATCCAGGTCGCCGAGGGGGCCGGGCTGTGGCTCCTGAAGCGGTGGGGCGAGTACTTCGCGGTCGTCGCGACCTCGATCTTCCTCCCGCTGGAGGTCTACGAGCTGACCGAGCACGTCACCTGGCTGCGGGTGGCGGCGCTGGCCATCAACATCGCCGCGGTCGTCTACCTGGTGGCATCCAAGCGGCTGTTCGGCGTCCGGGGCGGGCATGCCGCCTTCGAGGCCGAGCGGCACAGCATGTCGCTGCTGGAGGTCGACGCGGCGGCCGAGGTCCCGCCGGCCGTGGACCGCGAGCCCGACCTGGAGCCCGCGGCGAAGTCAGGCCCCGCCTCGTAA
- a CDS encoding AMP-binding protein, with protein sequence MGATTVADLLRDRSDSEAAALLVGDERWTYRQLAAEASRRAAVFESLRGRDRPPHVGVLLDNVPDYLFWLAAAAVSGSVVVGINATYRGDALAQLVRHTDCQVLVTSPEYRPLLDGLDTGISADRTLVVGSDDYAALLAAAPDAAPDRPVTADDLFLLIFTSGSTGLPKAVRCTQGRFARTGAHVARIAGLAAGDAGTAGDVVYSPLPFFHSSSLFTGWSSALNAGIPLATRPKFSARGALPDVRRHGATMLTYTGKVLNYILATPEQAGDADNPLRLAIGNEASARDIREFARRYGSTVRDSYGSTEGVIIIRRDPSMPEGALGTADATVKVLDPETGQECPPVVLDAHGRPANLDLAVGEIVETAPASGFEGYYKNETATRARFRAGAYWSGDLAYRDADGWLYFAGRSNEWLRVDGENFAAAPVEAILARHPDVRSVAVYAVPDDPVGDRVMAAIELRSGAGFDAAAFDAFLAEQPDLGPKWVPAFVRVTDELPKLASMKIDKRGLRREAWRPGQVLWRPAKGESLRPLDGADRASLEPLLG encoded by the coding sequence GTGGGCGCGACGACCGTGGCTGACCTGCTGCGCGACCGGTCCGACAGCGAGGCGGCCGCGCTGCTGGTCGGGGACGAGCGCTGGACCTACCGGCAGCTGGCCGCCGAGGCGTCGCGCCGTGCCGCGGTCTTCGAGTCGTTACGCGGCCGCGACCGGCCACCCCACGTCGGCGTCCTGCTCGACAACGTCCCGGACTACCTGTTCTGGCTCGCCGCCGCCGCGGTCTCGGGTTCCGTCGTCGTCGGCATCAACGCCACCTACCGCGGCGACGCGCTCGCCCAGCTGGTCCGCCACACCGACTGCCAGGTTCTGGTGACCTCACCGGAGTACCGACCGCTGCTCGACGGCCTGGACACCGGGATCAGCGCGGACCGGACCCTCGTCGTCGGCAGCGACGATTACGCCGCGCTGCTGGCCGCGGCCCCCGACGCGGCGCCCGACCGGCCCGTCACCGCGGACGACCTGTTCTTGCTGATCTTCACCTCCGGCTCCACCGGCCTGCCGAAGGCGGTGCGCTGCACGCAGGGGCGGTTCGCCCGGACCGGTGCGCACGTTGCCAGGATCGCCGGCCTCGCCGCCGGCGACGCCGGTACCGCCGGGGATGTCGTGTACTCGCCGCTGCCGTTCTTCCACTCCAGCTCGCTGTTCACCGGCTGGTCGTCGGCCCTGAACGCCGGCATCCCGCTCGCCACCCGGCCGAAGTTCTCCGCCAGGGGCGCGCTGCCCGACGTGCGCCGCCACGGCGCGACCATGCTCACCTACACCGGCAAGGTGCTGAACTACATCCTCGCCACTCCCGAGCAGGCCGGCGACGCCGACAACCCGCTGCGCCTCGCCATCGGCAACGAGGCATCCGCGCGGGACATCCGCGAGTTCGCCCGCCGGTACGGCAGCACGGTGCGGGACAGCTACGGCTCGACCGAGGGCGTCATCATCATCCGCCGGGACCCGTCGATGCCGGAGGGCGCGCTCGGTACCGCCGACGCGACGGTCAAGGTGCTCGACCCGGAGACGGGACAGGAGTGCCCACCGGTGGTGCTCGACGCGCACGGCCGGCCGGCCAACCTCGACCTGGCCGTCGGCGAGATCGTCGAGACGGCTCCGGCCTCGGGTTTCGAGGGCTACTACAAGAACGAGACCGCGACCAGGGCCCGGTTCCGGGCCGGCGCCTACTGGTCCGGTGACCTGGCCTACCGCGACGCCGACGGCTGGCTGTACTTCGCCGGCCGCTCGAACGAGTGGCTGCGGGTCGACGGCGAGAACTTCGCCGCGGCGCCGGTGGAAGCCATCCTCGCCCGCCATCCCGACGTCCGGTCGGTAGCCGTCTACGCGGTCCCGGACGACCCGGTCGGCGACCGGGTCATGGCGGCGATCGAGCTGCGCTCCGGGGCTGGCTTCGACGCGGCGGCGTTCGACGCCTTCCTCGCCGAGCAGCCCGACCTGGGGCCCAAGTGGGTCCCGGCCTTCGTCCGGGTCACCGACGAGCTGCCGAAGCTGGCCAGCATGAAGATCGACAAGCGGGGCCTGCGCCGCGAGGCCTGGCGGCCCGGTCAGGTGCTGTGGCGGCCGGCGAAGGGCGAGAGCCTGCGCCCGCTCGACGGCGCCGACCGGGCCAGCCTCGAACCCCTGCTGGGCTGA
- a CDS encoding Fic family protein: MDDDPYCWPGTRCLRNLLDVRDLEELDKAEHEIVGVRTVELTTSVVPGAYDTAHLLRFHRLLFRDVYDWAGQIRLGNISKGNAPFCDVRLVGARLDQLFAELAGHRFLASLEREPFVASFGSLYGELNSIHPFREGNGRTQRAFLRQLAAHAGWSVRWESLERSANDGACREYLRSGRTATMIELLAPIVEPRAIWPDQRRDADQAHASTGSRRPAADPRSATHR, translated from the coding sequence ATGGATGACGACCCCTACTGCTGGCCAGGCACCCGGTGCCTGCGCAACCTGCTCGACGTGCGAGATCTTGAGGAGCTCGACAAGGCGGAGCACGAGATCGTCGGTGTTCGCACCGTCGAGCTCACGACCTCGGTCGTGCCCGGTGCGTACGACACCGCGCACCTGCTGAGGTTCCACCGCCTGCTGTTCCGGGACGTCTACGACTGGGCGGGCCAGATCCGCCTCGGCAACATCTCGAAGGGGAACGCGCCGTTCTGCGACGTGCGCCTGGTCGGTGCCCGGCTCGACCAGCTGTTCGCCGAGCTGGCCGGCCACAGGTTCCTGGCTTCGCTGGAACGGGAGCCGTTCGTCGCCTCGTTCGGCTCGCTCTACGGCGAGCTGAACTCGATCCACCCGTTCCGGGAGGGCAACGGGCGCACCCAGCGCGCGTTCCTGCGCCAGCTCGCCGCGCACGCTGGCTGGTCGGTCCGCTGGGAGTCGCTCGAACGCAGTGCCAACGACGGTGCCTGCCGCGAGTACCTCAGATCCGGCCGGACCGCGACGATGATCGAGCTTCTTGCTCCGATCGTGGAGCCCCGGGCGATCTGGCCGGACCAGCGCCGAGACGCGGATCAGGCGCACGCCAGCACCGGTTCCAGGAGGCCGGCCGCGGACCCGCGATCGGCGACCCACCGCTGA
- the purL gene encoding phosphoribosylformylglycinamidine synthase, translated as MKTYGDIAALTGPARRRLLARLRAVEPAVTGVAAEYVHFVDLVDGTGAGAAEGAGPDGDASLGPQDEARLRGLLSYGEPFDGDRTAAACSLVVLPRLGTTSPWSSKASDIAASAGLAAVRRIERGTVYYLYGDGSVDPIPLAPLLHDRMTEVVASSVAAADALFAAERPRPQLDVDLLGRGPAALQEANQTLGLALGTGDIAYLVDQYGSLGRNPTDVELMMFAQVNSEHCRHKVFNAAWSIDGEARPKSLFSMIRNTFEQSGEHVLSAYSDNSAVLRGADAPWFYADPETHAYGRHDGPAHVLVKVETHNHPTAIAPGPGSATGVGGEIRDEGATGRGATPKMGLSGYTVSHLRIPGDDSPWEGPEDRPDRISAPLDIMVEAPLGAAGYNNEFGRPNLAGYFRTYESDGGPGGRWGYHKPIMIAGGVGNVRDALVHKNRLQPDDLVIVLGGPAMLIGLGGGAASSMQTGAGDADLDFASVQRGNAEMQRRAQEVINACWALDEANPIVSIHDVGAGGWSNALPELVHDAGRGAVFELRDLPNADAAMSPLAIWCNEAQERYVLGIAAADLAAFTKLCARERCPFAVVGTVTDEPRLVVRDRLFGGSPVDIPMSLLFGDASRQSRAATTGAVTVGTFDETGIELIEAVERVLRVPAVGSKKFLITIGDRTVGGHTVRDQLVGPWQVPVSDVAVTAAAYGSRTGEALAMGERTPLATVSAPAAARMAVGEAITNLAGAAVADLSRVALSANWMAAVQVDTQQAALFEAVHTLGEQFCPALGIPIPVGKDSTSMRTVWSDSAGDHAVTSPVSLIVTAAAPVADVSRVLTPQLARDEASRLVFVDLSGGRSRLGGSALAQAYGRDGAAEVPDADAATLKAFFAVTRALVADGEVLAYHDRSDGGLLATLVEMAFAGRVGLDVDLAALPGTLVGRLFAEELGAVLQVAGAGVERVAATLAAAVGAGNVHVLGRPTYHQRVVLRDGGAVVYERGRAELERTWATTSYLIQRLRDNPETADQEFDAILDDTDPGITERVTFALDRRAYPARPKAAVLRDEGVNGQVEMAAAFDAAGFDAVDVHMTDLLAGTVTLDEFQVLAACGGFSYGDVLGAGLGWAKSILAHPELAAAFRAYFHRPDTLTLGVCNGCQMVAGLGELIPGATGWPTLLENTSERFEARVSSLLIEDSPSVLFAGMAGAVLAVPVAHGEGRMEFGPPGPGAVSARYADNHGKPTQGYPANPNGSPGAVAAVTSDDGRVTLIMPHPERAFLAQQRSWLPLSAGPAGGDEWYGPWLRLFQNARAWIG; from the coding sequence ATGAAGACCTACGGAGACATCGCCGCGCTGACCGGCCCGGCTCGCCGGCGGTTGCTGGCCCGGCTTCGGGCGGTCGAGCCGGCCGTGACGGGCGTGGCCGCCGAGTACGTCCACTTCGTCGACCTGGTCGACGGAACCGGTGCCGGTGCCGCCGAAGGAGCCGGACCCGACGGGGACGCGAGCCTCGGGCCGCAGGACGAGGCGCGGCTGCGCGGCCTGCTCAGCTACGGCGAACCGTTCGACGGTGACCGGACCGCGGCCGCCTGCTCGCTGGTCGTGCTGCCGAGGCTGGGGACGACCTCGCCCTGGTCGTCGAAGGCGTCCGACATCGCCGCGTCCGCCGGTCTCGCCGCGGTCCGCCGGATCGAGCGGGGCACGGTCTACTACCTGTACGGCGACGGTTCCGTCGACCCGATCCCGCTCGCGCCGTTGCTGCACGACCGGATGACCGAGGTCGTCGCGTCGTCGGTCGCCGCCGCCGACGCCCTGTTCGCCGCCGAGCGCCCACGGCCCCAGCTCGACGTCGACCTGCTCGGCAGGGGCCCGGCCGCCCTGCAGGAGGCCAACCAGACGCTGGGGCTCGCGCTCGGCACGGGCGACATCGCCTACCTCGTCGACCAGTACGGCTCCCTGGGCCGCAACCCGACCGACGTAGAGCTGATGATGTTCGCCCAGGTCAACAGCGAGCACTGCCGGCACAAGGTCTTCAACGCGGCCTGGTCGATCGACGGCGAGGCCCGGCCGAAGAGCCTGTTCTCCATGATCAGGAACACGTTCGAGCAGTCGGGCGAGCACGTGCTGTCGGCCTATTCCGACAACTCCGCCGTGCTGCGCGGCGCGGACGCCCCGTGGTTCTACGCCGACCCCGAGACCCACGCCTACGGCCGCCACGACGGCCCCGCGCACGTCCTGGTCAAGGTCGAGACGCACAACCACCCGACCGCGATCGCTCCCGGCCCGGGCTCGGCCACCGGCGTCGGCGGCGAGATCCGTGACGAGGGCGCGACCGGCCGTGGCGCCACCCCGAAGATGGGCCTGTCCGGCTACACCGTGTCCCACCTGCGGATTCCCGGTGACGACTCACCCTGGGAAGGCCCTGAGGACCGTCCGGACCGGATCTCCGCCCCGCTGGACATCATGGTCGAGGCGCCGCTCGGGGCCGCCGGCTACAACAACGAGTTCGGCCGGCCGAACCTCGCCGGCTACTTCCGGACCTACGAGAGCGACGGCGGCCCGGGCGGCCGTTGGGGCTACCACAAGCCGATCATGATCGCCGGTGGCGTGGGCAACGTCCGCGACGCCCTGGTCCACAAGAACCGGCTCCAGCCGGATGACCTCGTCATCGTGCTCGGCGGACCGGCGATGCTCATCGGCCTCGGCGGCGGCGCCGCGTCCAGCATGCAGACCGGCGCCGGCGACGCCGATCTCGACTTCGCGTCCGTGCAACGCGGCAACGCCGAGATGCAGCGCCGCGCGCAGGAGGTCATCAACGCCTGCTGGGCGCTCGACGAGGCCAACCCGATCGTCTCCATCCACGACGTCGGCGCCGGCGGCTGGTCGAACGCGCTGCCCGAGCTGGTGCACGACGCGGGCCGGGGCGCCGTCTTCGAGCTGCGCGACCTGCCCAACGCGGACGCCGCCATGTCGCCGCTCGCGATCTGGTGCAACGAGGCGCAGGAGCGTTACGTCCTCGGCATCGCCGCCGCCGACCTCGCGGCCTTCACGAAGCTGTGTGCCCGGGAGCGTTGCCCGTTCGCCGTTGTCGGCACGGTGACCGACGAGCCGCGGCTGGTCGTGCGTGACCGGTTGTTCGGCGGGTCGCCCGTCGACATCCCCATGTCGCTGCTGTTCGGCGACGCCTCCCGGCAGAGCCGCGCGGCGACGACGGGCGCCGTCACGGTGGGCACGTTCGACGAGACGGGCATCGAGCTAATCGAGGCCGTCGAGCGGGTCCTGCGGGTGCCGGCCGTCGGCAGCAAGAAGTTCCTCATCACCATCGGCGACCGGACCGTCGGCGGGCACACCGTGCGCGACCAGCTGGTCGGCCCGTGGCAGGTCCCGGTCTCGGACGTCGCGGTCACCGCGGCCGCTTATGGCAGCCGCACCGGCGAGGCGCTCGCGATGGGGGAGCGCACGCCGCTCGCGACGGTCAGCGCGCCGGCCGCGGCGCGGATGGCCGTCGGCGAGGCGATCACCAACCTGGCCGGTGCCGCGGTCGCCGACCTGTCCCGGGTCGCGCTTTCGGCCAACTGGATGGCCGCCGTGCAGGTCGACACGCAGCAGGCGGCGCTGTTCGAGGCGGTCCACACGCTGGGCGAGCAGTTCTGCCCGGCGCTGGGCATCCCTATCCCGGTCGGCAAGGACTCGACGAGCATGCGCACCGTCTGGTCCGACAGCGCCGGTGACCACGCGGTGACCTCGCCGGTGTCGCTGATCGTCACCGCGGCCGCGCCCGTCGCCGACGTCTCCCGGGTGCTCACCCCGCAGCTCGCCCGGGACGAGGCGAGCCGGTTGGTCTTCGTCGACCTGTCCGGCGGCCGGTCCCGGCTCGGCGGGTCGGCACTCGCCCAGGCCTACGGCCGCGACGGTGCCGCCGAGGTTCCCGACGCCGACGCGGCCACGCTGAAGGCGTTCTTCGCGGTGACCCGGGCGCTGGTCGCGGACGGCGAGGTGCTCGCCTACCACGACCGCTCCGACGGCGGCCTGCTCGCGACGCTGGTCGAGATGGCCTTCGCCGGCCGGGTCGGCCTGGACGTCGACCTCGCGGCCCTGCCCGGCACGCTGGTGGGCCGGCTGTTCGCCGAGGAGCTCGGCGCGGTCCTGCAGGTCGCGGGAGCCGGCGTCGAGCGGGTCGCCGCGACGCTGGCCGCGGCCGTCGGAGCCGGGAACGTGCACGTGCTGGGCCGGCCGACCTACCACCAGCGGGTTGTCCTGCGCGACGGCGGCGCGGTCGTCTACGAGCGCGGCCGGGCCGAGCTGGAACGCACCTGGGCGACGACCAGCTATCTCATCCAGCGGCTGCGGGACAACCCCGAGACAGCCGACCAGGAGTTCGACGCGATCCTCGACGACACCGACCCGGGCATCACCGAACGGGTCACCTTCGCCCTGGACCGGCGTGCCTACCCGGCCCGGCCGAAGGCCGCCGTGCTGCGCGACGAGGGAGTCAACGGCCAGGTCGAGATGGCCGCCGCGTTCGACGCGGCCGGGTTCGACGCCGTCGACGTCCACATGACCGACCTGCTGGCCGGCACGGTCACCCTCGACGAGTTCCAGGTGCTCGCGGCCTGCGGTGGCTTCTCCTACGGCGACGTGCTCGGAGCTGGCCTCGGCTGGGCGAAGTCGATCCTGGCCCACCCCGAGCTCGCCGCCGCGTTCCGCGCCTACTTCCACCGGCCCGACACCCTGACGCTCGGTGTCTGCAACGGCTGCCAGATGGTCGCCGGCCTCGGCGAGCTCATCCCCGGCGCGACCGGCTGGCCGACGCTGCTGGAGAACACCTCCGAGCGTTTCGAGGCCCGGGTCTCCAGCCTGCTCATCGAGGACTCGCCGTCGGTGCTGTTCGCCGGAATGGCCGGCGCGGTGCTGGCGGTGCCCGTCGCGCACGGCGAGGGCCGGATGGAGTTCGGCCCGCCCGGCCCGGGTGCCGTGTCGGCCCGCTACGCCGACAACCACGGCAAGCCGACCCAGGGGTATCCGGCGAACCCGAACGGCAGCCCCGGCGCCGTCGCCGCCGTCACCTCGGACGACGGCCGGGTCACGCTGATCATGCCGCACCCCGAGCGGGCGTTCCTGGCTCAGCAGCGCTCCTGGCTGCCGCTCAGCGCCGGTCCCGCCGGCGGCGACGAGTGGTACGGCCCCTGGCTGCGCCTCTTCCAG
- a CDS encoding SDR family NAD(P)-dependent oxidoreductase, with translation MADTPIADPTTPGQPLAGKTVVITGASAGIGAAAAGQLAALGARIIALGRSPSKTAAVAERVGGTGVVADFARFSEVRRAAAEVTELCPRIDVLVNNAGGLFPGATTTDDGHGTTVQVNHLAPFLLTGLLMPRLVATPGSRVVITSSVANIAGRVDLADLNRYPRVLGEFHAYADSKLMNILFARELARRAASTGPTATAVHPGLINSEFGRDAWIVRNCYRRPLGLLGRATTVDNGAEPLVAVATRPDPESVNGAYLHRYRPRDRFLTPAQARDPDLARELWDLSAKLVDLPT, from the coding sequence ATGGCGGACACGCCGATTGCCGATCCGACGACACCCGGCCAGCCGCTGGCCGGCAAGACGGTCGTCATCACCGGCGCGAGCGCCGGGATCGGCGCCGCGGCGGCCGGCCAGCTCGCGGCGCTCGGCGCACGGATCATCGCCCTGGGCCGGTCGCCGTCGAAGACCGCGGCGGTGGCGGAGCGGGTCGGCGGGACCGGTGTCGTCGCGGACTTCGCCCGGTTCTCGGAGGTGCGCCGGGCGGCCGCCGAGGTAACGGAGCTCTGCCCACGGATCGACGTGCTGGTCAACAACGCCGGCGGGCTGTTCCCCGGCGCGACCACGACCGACGACGGCCACGGGACGACGGTTCAGGTCAACCATCTGGCGCCGTTTCTGCTGACCGGCCTGCTGATGCCGCGGCTGGTCGCGACCCCGGGCTCACGGGTCGTCATCACGAGCAGCGTCGCCAACATCGCGGGCCGGGTCGACCTGGCCGACCTGAACCGTTACCCCCGGGTCCTCGGCGAGTTCCACGCCTATGCCGACAGCAAGCTGATGAACATCCTGTTCGCCCGGGAGCTCGCCCGCCGTGCGGCATCCACCGGGCCGACCGCCACGGCGGTCCACCCGGGACTGATCAACAGCGAGTTCGGGCGGGACGCCTGGATCGTGCGCAACTGCTACCGCCGGCCGCTCGGCCTGCTCGGCAGGGCGACCACCGTGGACAACGGCGCCGAGCCGCTGGTCGCCGTCGCGACCCGTCCGGACCCGGAATCCGTCAACGGCGCCTACCTCCACCGCTATCGACCACGGGACCGATTCCTTACGCCGGCGCAGGCCCGCGACCCCGACCTGGCCCGCGAGCTCTGGGATCTCTCGGCCAAACTGGTCGATCTCCCCACCTGA
- a CDS encoding type II toxin-antitoxin system antitoxin SocA domain-containing protein, whose amino-acid sequence MAENVDDVAACLLATLGAMRPTRLQLLVYYAQAWHLAGHHEHLFDDPIEARPDGPVIRRLYDQTRGRDEVDAWPAGDPRRLGSRARGVIEWVLRSYGSFPDGELSRIARAEAPWRLARQGRLVRRSTKAVDPAVMATYYDRLRASPDTAVLVAVGSARLEGHEFGPREVDLLRAVAAGTRPADDIVAELTRRYRAS is encoded by the coding sequence ATGGCGGAGAACGTCGACGACGTCGCCGCCTGCCTGCTGGCGACGCTTGGCGCGATGCGCCCCACGCGGCTTCAGCTGCTCGTCTACTACGCGCAGGCCTGGCACCTCGCCGGCCATCACGAGCACCTGTTCGACGATCCGATCGAAGCCAGGCCCGACGGCCCGGTCATCCGCCGGCTGTACGACCAGACGCGCGGCCGGGACGAGGTCGACGCGTGGCCCGCGGGCGACCCGCGCCGGCTCGGCTCCCGGGCGCGCGGCGTGATCGAGTGGGTCCTGAGATCGTACGGCTCGTTCCCGGACGGCGAGCTGTCCCGGATCGCCCGCGCCGAGGCGCCGTGGCGGCTCGCTCGTCAGGGGCGTCTCGTCAGGCGGTCGACGAAGGCGGTCGACCCGGCCGTCATGGCCACCTACTACGACCGCCTGCGCGCCTCCCCGGATACAGCGGTGCTCGTCGCCGTCGGCAGCGCACGCCTGGAGGGCCACGAGTTCGGGCCGCGCGAGGTGGACCTGCTGCGTGCGGTGGCCGCCGGGACCCGCCCCGCGGACGACATCGTCGCCGAGCTGACGCGGAGGTACCGAGCGTCGTGA